From the Megalops cyprinoides isolate fMegCyp1 chromosome 21, fMegCyp1.pri, whole genome shotgun sequence genome, one window contains:
- the LOC118768831 gene encoding hereditary hemochromatosis protein homolog, with the protein MVIMEAQKVCALLSWILGVIVANDYTGNHSLIIFVTFAPGHSSLPEYTSYGMLDDLRVFHYESNSMTFSSPLKHHSSLSSVWRDLETCTTFKSGFFRRFIRDANETLGLKGPILQLIYGCHLDEEGNQQGLYHFSVNGEHSLTLDQESMSWTTYHPHALGFKDILDGFKIWNRNNMMYIKQDCVPRLKKFYEHGEATISRKVRPEVALTAREAGAVVVLVCVVTGFYPKEILVAWERDGSLISENVLSTDLLPNHDLTYQVQKSLDILSDDKHKYLCRVEHSSLDEPLRVHWDPYNVGLSSKHIGILGVLSFVAVVLLTICVVICLKRRRG; encoded by the exons ATGGTAATCATGGAAGCCCAGAAG GTTTGTGCCCTGTTGAGCTGGATCCTAGGTGTCATTGTGGCCAACGACTATACAG GAAACCACAGTTTGATCATTTTCGTGACCTTCGCTCCTGGACACAGCTCCCTGCCTGAGTACACTTCCTATGGCATGCTTGATGACCTGAGAGTATTCCACTATGAGAGCAACTCAATGACCTTTTCCAGTCCTCTGAAGCATcactcatctctctcctctgtttggAGGGACCTCGAAACCTGCACGACTTTCAAGTCCGGCTTCTTCAGACGTTTCATAAGAGATGCAAATGAAACACTGGGGCTGAAAG GACCAATTCTGCAGTTAATCTACGGTTGCCACCTGGACGAGGAAGGAAACCAGCAGGGACTGTACCATTTCTCTGTCAATGGGGAGCACAGTCTCACGCTGGACCAGGAGAGTATGAGCTGGACCACTTACCATCCACATGCACTGGGGTTTAAGGACATTCTGGATGGCTTCAAAATATGGAACCGCAATAATATGATGTACATAAAACAAGACTGCGTCCCGAGACTGAAGAAATTTTATGAGCATGGAGAGGCAACAATCAGCCGAAAAG TTCGCCCCGAGGTCGCCCTCACAGCCAGAGAGGCCGGAGCAGTAGTGGTCCTCGTGTGCGTGGTGACCGGGTTCTACCCCAAGGAGATCTTGGTGGCCTGGGAGCGGGACGGGAGTCTCATCTCTGAAAACGTGTTGTCCACAGACCTCCTACCCAACCATGACCTGACCTACCAAGTGCAAAAATCCCTGGACATCCTCAGCGATGACAAGCACAAGTACTTGTGCCGTGTGGAGCACAGCAGCCTCGATGAGCCCCTGCGAGTCCACTGGG ACCCCTATAACGTGGGACTGTCTTCAAAGCACATTGGCATACTGGGTGTGCTTAGTTTTGTGGCAGTCGTTCTGCTTACAATATGTGTCGTCATCTGCCTGAAACGGAGACGAG GCTAG